Proteins found in one Helicobacter sp. NHP19-003 genomic segment:
- a CDS encoding aldo/keto reductase yields MEFVALNHQVKMPLLGLGVFQIPDTECEKVVLEAIAKGYRLIDTAQMYGNEAGVGRAVNKTSVPREELFITTKVWFSNAGEQRARASVEKSLQKMGLDYLDLVLVHQPFNDYYGTYRALEAMHQEGKIRTIGVSNFYPDRLADMLAFHQIPPVVNQIEMHPFFQRQHDLEFMQEHKVQPQAWSPFAEGQKDIFNHPVLQKIAHKHHKSPAQVILRWITQKGVVALFKSAKIERITENAQIFDFHLDTEDFAQIATMDTRQSVFLDHRTPQGLEYLRTIPFNA; encoded by the coding sequence ATGGAATTTGTTGCCTTGAATCACCAAGTGAAAATGCCCCTGTTGGGTTTGGGGGTGTTTCAAATCCCCGATACAGAGTGTGAAAAAGTCGTTTTAGAGGCGATTGCTAAGGGTTACCGCTTGATCGACACCGCCCAAATGTATGGCAATGAGGCGGGCGTGGGGCGAGCGGTCAATAAAACCAGTGTCCCCCGTGAAGAGTTATTCATCACCACGAAGGTTTGGTTTAGCAACGCCGGTGAGCAGAGGGCTAGGGCATCTGTGGAAAAATCCTTGCAAAAAATGGGCTTAGATTATTTAGATTTGGTGTTGGTGCATCAGCCCTTCAACGACTACTACGGCACTTACCGCGCCCTAGAGGCCATGCATCAAGAGGGCAAAATCCGCACAATCGGGGTGAGTAACTTCTACCCCGATCGCCTAGCCGACATGCTCGCCTTCCATCAAATCCCCCCCGTTGTCAATCAAATTGAAATGCACCCCTTTTTCCAAAGGCAGCACGATTTAGAGTTCATGCAAGAGCATAAAGTGCAACCCCAAGCGTGGTCGCCCTTTGCTGAGGGGCAAAAGGACATTTTTAACCACCCCGTGTTGCAAAAGATCGCCCATAAACACCACAAAAGCCCCGCCCAAGTGATCTTGCGCTGGATCACACAAAAGGGCGTTGTGGCTTTGTTTAAGTCGGCTAAGATCGAGCGGATCACAGAGAACGCCCAAATCTTTGACTTCCATTTAGATACAGAGGATTTCGCCCAAATCGCCACAATGGACACAAGACAGAGCGTGTTTTTAGACCACAGAACGCCCCAAGGGCTAGAATATTTGAGGACCATTCCCTTCAACGCTTAA
- a CDS encoding sigma-54-dependent transcriptional regulator: MKIAIVEDDINMRKSLELFFSDHEDLEVIAFKSPKDALKSIDESFELIITDINMPQMDGLEFLRKLEGRFEAIVITGNATLNKAIESIRLGVKDFFQKPFKPELLLESIYRSKKVLEFHKIHPVNKACKKEFFIATSQALEVVKKQALKAAITDASVFLQGPSGVGKEVFAHFIHENSKRKGAPFVAINMAAIPEHLLESELFGYEKGAFTDATSAKAGLFESAHKGSVFLDEISEMPLKLQSKLLRAIQEKEIVRLGSHKPIKIDVRFISATNTQIQEKIQAKEFREDLFFRLHTIPLKIPPLKERKEEILPLAEWKLQEVLCAYDLGTKSFSAQAKECLLSYTWHGNIRELLSVVERAAILSEGAQISEKDLFLERS, from the coding sequence ATGAAAATCGCCATTGTGGAAGACGACATCAACATGCGCAAGAGTTTGGAGCTCTTTTTTAGCGACCACGAGGACTTGGAAGTCATCGCCTTTAAAAGCCCTAAAGATGCGCTCAAATCCATTGATGAAAGCTTTGAGCTCATCATCACGGACATCAACATGCCCCAAATGGACGGACTAGAATTTTTACGCAAACTAGAGGGGCGTTTTGAGGCGATTGTGATCACGGGCAACGCCACGCTGAATAAGGCCATCGAGTCGATCCGCTTAGGAGTGAAAGACTTTTTCCAAAAGCCCTTCAAGCCCGAATTGCTTTTAGAGTCCATTTACCGCAGCAAGAAAGTCCTAGAGTTTCATAAAATCCACCCCGTGAATAAAGCTTGCAAAAAAGAATTTTTCATCGCCACTTCGCAGGCTCTAGAGGTGGTCAAAAAGCAAGCCCTGAAAGCAGCCATCACCGATGCGAGCGTGTTTTTACAAGGCCCTAGCGGGGTGGGCAAAGAGGTTTTTGCCCACTTTATCCACGAGAACTCCAAACGCAAGGGCGCGCCCTTTGTGGCGATCAACATGGCAGCGATCCCCGAGCATTTACTAGAATCCGAGCTCTTTGGCTATGAAAAGGGGGCTTTCACAGATGCCACGAGTGCGAAAGCGGGCTTATTTGAGAGTGCACACAAGGGGAGCGTGTTTTTAGATGAAATCAGCGAAATGCCCCTAAAGTTACAAAGCAAGCTCTTAAGGGCGATCCAAGAAAAAGAGATTGTGCGCCTAGGCAGCCACAAGCCCATTAAAATCGATGTGCGCTTCATCTCTGCCACAAACACGCAAATTCAAGAGAAAATCCAGGCCAAAGAATTTAGAGAGGATTTATTTTTTAGGCTACACACCATCCCCCTTAAAATCCCCCCCCTAAAAGAACGCAAGGAAGAGATTTTGCCCTTAGCCGAGTGGAAGTTGCAAGAAGTGTTGTGCGCCTATGATTTGGGCACAAAAAGCTTTAGCGCACAAGCCAAAGAGTGCCTGCTGAGTTACACATGGCATGGCAATATTAGAGAATTACTCTCTGTAGTAGAGCGGGCGGCGATTTTGAGTGAGGGGGCACAAATCAGCGAAAAAGATTTATTTTTAGAGCGGAGTTAG